TGATGTTATAGGTGACGTCCACCGTGGAATCCCGCAGGTCCTGGAAGGGCTCGATGTGGCAGTAGATGTAGCCCTCCTCGGTATAGATGGAGAACAGGTTCTCCAGGGTCTTGTCGGCGTCGTCTATCCGGAAGATCTTTTCCGGCTTGAGCTCGGTCATCCGGCGGAGCCTCTTGGAATCGATCTTGTCGTTGCCGGAGAATTCCACCTTGCCGATCCTGAACTCCGGCCCCTCGGCCACGTCCAGGTGGATGCTCACCCGGTCCATCTTCGGGTTGTAGGACAGGGAATCCTGCCTGGCGGCTATCTCCAGGTGGCCGTGGTTCTTGTACAGCCGGGTCACCCGTTCCAGGTCCTGGGTCAGGGTGTCCTGGTTGAATGATCCGCCCCGGAACCAGGGGATCACCTTCCAGACCAATGTCCAGCCCCGGGGCTTGGTCTTCATGGCCTTGATGACGGCCCCGTCGGACAGGGCCTGGTTGCCGCTGACCAGTATCTCCTTGACCCGGATCTTCTTGCCCTCCTCGATCTTGAACCGGACCGCATAGCGGCTGCCCGACTCTATCAGGGTGTCCTCAACCTGGGCGTTGAAGTAGCCCTTCTCCATGTACAGGGCCCGGATGGTATCCTTGGATTGGGCCAGGTACTGGGGATCCAGAAAACTGCCGGGCTTGAGGGCGATCTTCTCCTCCAGCTGGTCGGATTTGATCTTCTTATTGCCCAGGAATTCTATCCTCTCCACGATGGCTTTTTCCGTCACTGTAAAAATCAGCAGATATCCACTCTCGGTCGAATCTTTGGCCACCGCCACCTCGGTGAAGTAACCCAGCTGGTATATCTTCCTCACCGCTTCGGAGATGTTGTTCTCGTTCAGCTGGTCGCCCGGCATTATCCCCGATGCGTTCAGCACCACCTCCGGATCGATGCGCTCGATACCCTCTACCCTAAGGTCGGCTATAACGGCGGCATTGGCTGGCAAGATTTGACTAAAGCACGAAACTATCAAAACTATTGGCAAAAATATAAAGCGCTTCATGTATGTCTTTCTTTTTTAGTTATCGGTTTTACTGTTCTAAAAATCATCGGCGGGAATTGGATTGTAATTATAACATTCATGGATAATGCAGTCAATTGAAAACCTTTCCCATTAAACATGACCAGGCTGGCTATGGCCAGCCTGGTCATGGATTCATTTCTTCACCCTGGGGGGTTTTTTCCCGACCCCTCCCCTGGTTTTTCCCGGGGACTGGGGAACGAATTTCAAGACCTCGCCCTCGACTTCTATCAGCACCCTGTTCCCGAATTTGATATCGGCCTTCAGGATCTCCTGGGACAGCGGGTCCTCCACCATCCTCTGGATGGTGCGGCGCAAAGGCCTGGCCCCGTAGGTGGGGTCGAATCCCCTGGCCACCAGCAGTTCCTTGGCCTGGGGCGAGATGCCGATGGTGATGTTCTTTTCCTTAAGCCGCTGGGAAAGCTGTCCCATCAGAATGTCCACGATCCGGCCCATCTCCGGCCGGCCCAGGGAATTGAATACCACCACCTCGTCCACCCGGTTCAGGAATTCCGGATTGAAGGTTTTCTTAAGCTCCGACATCACCTTGTCCTTCATCTGGTCGAAGGCCAGCAGCTGGTCGTTCTTCTGGAATCCCAGGCTGACGCCCTTCTTGATCTCCCGGGCCCCCAAGTTGGAGGTCATGATCAGCACCGCGTTCTTGAAGCTTACCTTCCGGCCGTAGGAATCGGTCAGCTGGCCGTCCTCCAGCACCTGCAGCAGCATGTTGAACACGTCGGGATGGGCCTTCTCTATCTCGTCCAGCAGGACCACCGAATAGGGCTTGCGCCGGATCTTCTCGGTCAGCTGGCCGCCCTCCTCGTACCCCACGTAGCCCGGAGGGGCCCCCACCATCCGGGAGACGGCGAACTTCTCCATGTATTCCGACATATCCACCCGGATCAGGGCGTTCTCGTCGCCGAACAGGAAGGAGGCCAGGACCCTGGCCAGCTCGGTCTTGCCCACCCCGGTGGGGCCCAGAAAGATGAACGAGCCCATCGGCCGGCCGGTGTCCCGGATGCCGGCCCGGCTACGGCGCACCGCCCGGGAGACGGCCTCCAGGGCCTGGTCCTGCCCCACCACCCGCTTCCTGAGTTCCTCCTCCATCCGCAATAAGCGGGCGGACTCCTTCTCCTCAAGCTTGACGATGGGGATCCCGGTCCAGCGGGAGATCACATAGGCGATGTCCTCCTGGGTTATCTTTACCGCCACCAGGTCGCGGCTCTTCTTCCAGGCCTCTCGCAGCCGCTCTATTTCCCGGCGCTTGTTCCTCTCCGAATCCCTTAAGGTGGCCGCCTTCTCGTAATCCTGGCCCTTGACCGCCTCCACCTTGTGCGCTTTTATGTCCTTGAGCTGGTTCTCCAGGAATTTTATCTCGGCCGGCGGCTCGGAGGTGGACAGCCTGGCCCGCGATCCGGCCTCGTCCAGCACGTCGATGGCCTTGTCCGGCAGATAGCGGTCGGTGATGTAGCGGTCGGACAGCCGGACCGCCGATTCGATGGCCTCATCGCTGTATTTAACCTTGTGGTGGTCCTGGTATCTTTCCTGCAGGCCCTTTAATATCTTCAGCGATTCGTCCACCGACGGCGCCTCCACTATGATGCTCTGGAAGCGTCGCTCCAAAGCCCCGTCCTTCTCGATATGCTTGCGGTACTCGTCCAGGGTGGTGGCCCCCACGCACTGCATCTCCCCCCGGGCCAGGGCGGGCTTGAGCATGTTGGAGGCGTCCAGCGCCCCCTCGGCCCCTCCGGCCCCCACGATGGTGTGCAGTTCGTCCAGAAAGATGATGTTGTCCTGGGTCTGGCGCAGCTCGTTCATCAAGGCCTTCATCCGCTCCTCGAACTGCCCCCGGTACTTGGTCCCGGCCACCACCGCGGCCAGGTCCAGGGCCATCACCCGCTTGGACAACAGGGGCTCCGGCACCTCGCCGCTGATTATCTTCTGGGCCAGCCCCTCTATGATGGCGGTCTTGCCCACCCCGGCCTCGCCGATCAGCAGGGGGTTGTTCTTCTTGCGCCGGGACAGGATCTGAATGACCCTCTCTATCTCCCGGCTGCGCCCGATCACCGGGTCCAGCTTGCCGTCCTGGGCCAGCCGGGTCAGGTCCCGGCAGAAATAATCCAGGGCCGGGGTCTTGCTCTGCCCGTTTGATTGGAGCGTCGGCGATGATCCCGGCTCGCTGGACAGCAGGCGCATGATCTCTGAGCGCATCAGCTCGGTGCTGAGGCCCAGCGACACCAGGGCCCGGGAGGCTATGCCGTCCTGATCCTCCATCAGGCCCAGCAGCAGGTGTTCGGTGCCCACATAATTGTGCTGGAGGGTTTTGGCCTCCTCCACCGCCAGTTCCATGGCCCGGCGGGCCGACAGGTTGAAGGGCAGCTCGCCCATCAGGATGGTCTGGCCGCCCTTGGGCATCAGCTCCTCCACCTTGCGGCGGATCTGCTCGGTGCTTACTCCCAGGCTCAGCAGCACCGCCACCGCCACCCCCTCGCCCTCCCGGAGAGCGGCCAGAAGGATATGCTCGGTGCCTATGTAGTCGTGCTGCAGGCGCCGGGCCTCCTCGCGGGCCAGGAACAGGACCCTTCTGGCCCTTTCGGTGAATCTATTGTCTTTCATGATGATTACTTATTGATATTGGACTGTTTTGAGGTTGGAAAAGTTTAAATAAAATCCGCCATGACCGCCCTGACCATTTTGGCCCTTTCCCCGTCCCGCTCATGGGCCTCCATCCTGGCGTCCAGCATGATCTGCAGATGGGCCGGCTGGGTGGTGATCAGCAGTTTGTTCAGGGCGTTAAGCCCCATCCTGGGAAACAGGCCCAGGAAAATGCCCAGACGCAGGGAGGATGTCAGCTCCAAAAATTCCCGGGAGGAAAGCATCCGGGCGTTGGCCAGGATGCCGAAGGCCCTCCAGATGTTGTCCTCGGTCTGCCGGCGGACGTGATCCATGATGTATCGGCGGGCCTCCAGTTCCTGTTCCATCAGGCTGCGGCCCACCCGCTCCACATGCTCTATTATCTCCAGCTCGTTCCGGCCCAGGGTGGCCCGGTTGGAGATCTGGAAGATATCCCCGGCCACCTCGCTGCCCTCGCCGTAGAATCCCCGCACCAGGATCCCCTCAGCCTCCAGCTGGTTTAAAAGTTTTTCTATCCTCTTGGCCCGCACCAGGGCCGGCAGGTGGATCAGCAGCGAGGCCCTTAAGCCGGTCCCCAGGTTGCTGGGACAACAGGTCAGAAATCCCCACTCCGGGGAATAGGCCATCGCCAGTCTCCGCTGCAGCTGATCGTCCACCTGGTCGACTATCCGGAAGGCCTCGATCAGGTCCAGGCCCGGCAGCAGGCTCTGCATCCGGATGTGGTCCTCTTCGTTGATCATCAGGTCCAGCGACTGGTTCCTTCCCACCAGCACCCCGGCCCCGTTCTTTTTGTCCATCAGGTCGGAGCTGATCAGCCGGCGCTCCCACAGGGCCGTCCTGTCCAGCTGGTTCAGGACCTCCAGGTCGAAAAAGGCCGCACCGCCGAAATAATTGATCGCTGACGAAGCTTTTCTGACCTCCTCCCGGACCAGGCTGCGCTCAGCCTGACCGGAACGGCCGGGAAAAATATGCTCCGCCAGATTGCGGGCCAGCCGCACCCGGCTGGAGATCACCACTCCGGGGTCGCTGTCCGAGGCTGTCAGCCATCCGGCCTCCTGGCCGATCAGGCCCTGTATGCCGTTGTCGGGAAGGTTCATTTGGTCCCGCTGGTCTCCAATTGTTTGATCTGGTCGCGCAAGGCTGCCGCCCTCTCGTATTCCTCTTTGAGCACCGCTGCCTGCAGGTCCAGCTTAAGCCGCTCCACCCTGTTTTCGGAGGGCGCGGCTTTGATCTCACCGGGGGCCGGGGCGGCCTTGCCCAGATGATCGTTGAGGCCGTGTATCTGCCTGACCAGGGGCTTGAGACTGGCGTTAAATACCTGGTAGCAGCCGGGGCAGCCCAGCCGGCCCAGCTTTTTGAAATCGGTCAGGGCCAGCCCGCATCGGGGGCATTGGGTCTGATTATCCTCGTCCTGCTCGGCGCTGATATCGCGGATCATCCCGGCCAGCATGTCCCCCAGGGAGGACAGGGCCAGGTTCAGGCTCTTGGCCAGGCCTTTCAGCTCGGCGCATTCCCGGCACAGGTTGTAGTCGGTGTTCCGGCTGTCCCGCACCTCGGTATAGCGCATCACCGCCTGGTTCTTTTTGCACAGATCGCAGATCATAATGAGTTGTTCAATAATTTTTAAATATTGAGGAATAAACTCCCGCACCCATTCAGACTGTCGGGCATGATAGATTTCTCAGGGTGACATACTTACATATCAGCTAACATAAGTAAATATAGCCATTAAACCCCGCTTTGTCAACCCCTGGCAACCTAAGTGGGATTGCTGGAAGTTTTCAATTTCCGGCGGTGAAAAGCTCCCCGGAAACGGCCGATATGTCCGGCCGGCTGCCCAGGGCTATCCTGGCGCAGAAGCTCTTCCCGGCGATGAACTCCAGGGGCTGGCGGATGGTCCGGACCAGCTTCTCCAGCTTCTCCCGGGAGGGATTGCGGTCCTCCGGCCACCAGACCTCCAGTTTTGATCCCTCCCATTTTATCCGGACCGCGCCCAGGCTGGCCGCCCCCAGCCGGAGCCGGGCCGCCTCGATAAGACGGCTGACCTCCTCCGGCGGCGGGCCGAACCGGTCGGACATCTCTTCTCGGATCTTCTCCAGTTTCTCCATGTCGCCGGCCTTGTTCAGCTGGCGGTAGAGGTTGATCCTCTCGTTGGGATCCTCCACATAATCCTGCGG
The sequence above is drawn from the Candidatus Edwardsbacteria bacterium genome and encodes:
- a CDS encoding ATP-dependent Clp protease ATP-binding subunit, translated to MKDNRFTERARRVLFLAREEARRLQHDYIGTEHILLAALREGEGVAVAVLLSLGVSTEQIRRKVEELMPKGGQTILMGELPFNLSARRAMELAVEEAKTLQHNYVGTEHLLLGLMEDQDGIASRALVSLGLSTELMRSEIMRLLSSEPGSSPTLQSNGQSKTPALDYFCRDLTRLAQDGKLDPVIGRSREIERVIQILSRRKKNNPLLIGEAGVGKTAIIEGLAQKIISGEVPEPLLSKRVMALDLAAVVAGTKYRGQFEERMKALMNELRQTQDNIIFLDELHTIVGAGGAEGALDASNMLKPALARGEMQCVGATTLDEYRKHIEKDGALERRFQSIIVEAPSVDESLKILKGLQERYQDHHKVKYSDEAIESAVRLSDRYITDRYLPDKAIDVLDEAGSRARLSTSEPPAEIKFLENQLKDIKAHKVEAVKGQDYEKAATLRDSERNKRREIERLREAWKKSRDLVAVKITQEDIAYVISRWTGIPIVKLEEKESARLLRMEEELRKRVVGQDQALEAVSRAVRRSRAGIRDTGRPMGSFIFLGPTGVGKTELARVLASFLFGDENALIRVDMSEYMEKFAVSRMVGAPPGYVGYEEGGQLTEKIRRKPYSVVLLDEIEKAHPDVFNMLLQVLEDGQLTDSYGRKVSFKNAVLIMTSNLGAREIKKGVSLGFQKNDQLLAFDQMKDKVMSELKKTFNPEFLNRVDEVVVFNSLGRPEMGRIVDILMGQLSQRLKEKNITIGISPQAKELLVARGFDPTYGARPLRRTIQRMVEDPLSQEILKADIKFGNRVLIEVEGEVLKFVPQSPGKTRGGVGKKPPRVKK
- a CDS encoding ATP--guanido phosphotransferase, whose translation is MNLPDNGIQGLIGQEAGWLTASDSDPGVVISSRVRLARNLAEHIFPGRSGQAERSLVREEVRKASSAINYFGGAAFFDLEVLNQLDRTALWERRLISSDLMDKKNGAGVLVGRNQSLDLMINEEDHIRMQSLLPGLDLIEAFRIVDQVDDQLQRRLAMAYSPEWGFLTCCPSNLGTGLRASLLIHLPALVRAKRIEKLLNQLEAEGILVRGFYGEGSEVAGDIFQISNRATLGRNELEIIEHVERVGRSLMEQELEARRYIMDHVRRQTEDNIWRAFGILANARMLSSREFLELTSSLRLGIFLGLFPRMGLNALNKLLITTQPAHLQIMLDARMEAHERDGERAKMVRAVMADFI
- a CDS encoding UvrB/UvrC motif-containing protein, translating into MICDLCKKNQAVMRYTEVRDSRNTDYNLCRECAELKGLAKSLNLALSSLGDMLAGMIRDISAEQDEDNQTQCPRCGLALTDFKKLGRLGCPGCYQVFNASLKPLVRQIHGLNDHLGKAAPAPGEIKAAPSENRVERLKLDLQAAVLKEEYERAAALRDQIKQLETSGTK